Proteins found in one Coffea eugenioides isolate CCC68of chromosome 5, Ceug_1.0, whole genome shotgun sequence genomic segment:
- the LOC113772521 gene encoding putative late blight resistance protein homolog R1A-3, translated as MASTSVTCISSILDDLQALENDCQFFANGPQKYLKRMLSYLRTFLLCARKYSNHDVQLPFDNKKNQADNHKASLEALAVRIGDAIPKRGKKIRWDVVYDLEKDIKSFEQEICEWYVFFLGSSSQQSSNSLVRQDDLLEFMDSLVNYLPRSRPAYEVGLIKALEEKLAFLKNFIRFVTLHGVENTELRPLLVHTEAVAVNAAHLSYKCQFKKGFGPPKDVKESISELLQKIIPVEPQVLGTCIQALSASKLSRQSYGDTDEHILRDFHHSLLCNLWDKLKRGTCSVILRQLQMFYEGLNSLRTILKEKPKEFDERVRDPTRVVKCYGGDVISPLSLNAIKDAIQAKDMDIVCSELLKIIKLIDAVITEKCPESSSFNFPKTNGLGFVDSLLEKMMDVTSSEAGSIALIDHPIQKVQEELVCLRSLLRKIVGLQNEDEEVQAIWNRIVGVAYRIEFLIDSLITGNILDSSSMSIHSILEEMNIIKPAALKICDSERLGGKVKEVTKRFNHMPQEGSKPIVNDVVVGFEDETASIINQLRNGSHQVKIVSIVGMPGCGKTTLARKVYNDSSVKSHFYERAWCTVSQIYDKRNLLLQILSCIESKLPEYVFKMGEEDLDVFKMGEEDLALKVKRRLLKNRYLIVLDDVWDFDAWNGLEASFPDDGNGSRVILTSRLRGVAPQDKLDHEPYSLRQLAPNESWDLLKGKLYPGQDLAPPELCEIRQQIVEMCQGLPLTVVILAGILSRMDLHDWKEAVEGLSSRNVSSTEQCTATLELSYKHLPDTLKACFLYFGAFPEDHEHNTKRLISLWVAEGFVHKTHPKRSEDVANDYLMELISRSLVTVSKPRSIDGVKACRVHDLLYEFCVTKAKEENFSRLVRRDDKLSDINVPFYLRRLCIDSKVEHFDNLRLFSPAIRSLLLFSHDENSRSSFDLRFIFHIIKLVKVLDLSQINLGSTFPRELELLVHLRYLSILVNGRPVPASISYLTNLETLIWRNSSDHGSINFGTWIWRNPCVHGSVSLPDTIWNLKKLRHLELIDEADKNYHFRFPDNNLDNSSQLCDLDILSCLSLNPQKNINKLLRKFPNIRKLRSSLNLDKGCEYHVAMDCLSHLESLSLSCVVYGGDRYQLDFQFPLTIKKLTLSNFRLPWSKMAAIGNLPNLEVLKLHRRSFEGEIWEMEVEKFPKVRFLKLASLHIVKWTASSEYEYEEQDYFPRLQKLVLENCDALQEIPSCLGNSSTLEIIEVSKCPNCTSSLEEIQEEQISNGYTDLKILIS; from the coding sequence ATGGCCTCCACTAGTGTCACTTGTATTTCTTCCATCCTGGATGATCTGCAAGCGCTGGAGAACGATTGTCAATTTTTTGCAAATGGGCCGCAGAAGTACCTGAAACGCATGCTAAGCTATCTGAGAACATTTCTTCTGTGTGCGAGAAAATACAGCAACCATGATGTGCAATTACCATTTGACAACAAAAAGAACCAGGCAGATAATCATAAAGCAAGCCTAGAAGCTCTGGCAGTTCGGATTGGAGATGCCATTCCCAAGAGGGGAAAAAAGATCCGATGGGATGTGGTCTATGATTTAGAAAAAGACATTAAATCCTTCGAACAAGAAATTTGCGAATGGTATGTCTTTTTCTTGGGTTCCTCGTCACAGCAGTCCAGTAATTCGCTCGTTCGACAAGATGACCttttggaatttatggattCTCTAGTGAATTATCTTCCAAGGAGTCGGCCGGCATACGAAGTTGGACTAATTAAAGCCCTTGAAGAGAAGCTGGCATTCCTGAAAAACTTCATCCGTTTTGTCACACTGCATGGTGTTGAAAACACAGAATTGAGACCTTTGTTAGTTCACACTGAAGCTGTGGCTGTCAATGCAGCACACCTCTCTTATAAGTGCCAGTTTAAGAAAGGTTTCGGACCGCCCAAGGATGTCAAGGAAAGCATTTCGGAACTGCTGCAGAAGATTATTCCTGTTGAACCGCAAGTCCTTGGGACCTGTATCCAGGCCCTGAGTGCTTCAAAATTATCAAGACAATCATATGGAGATACAGATGAGCACATATTGAGAGACTTCCACCATTCTCTCCTGTGTAATCTTTGGGATAAACTAAAGCGTGGTACTTGTTCTGTGATTTTGCGTCAGCTACAAATGTTTTATGAGGGGCTAAATTCCTTGAGAACCATTTTGAAGGAGAAGCCAAAGGAGTTCGATGAGAGAGTAAGAGATCCTACTCGAGTCGTGAAATGTTATGGAGGAGATGTTATTTCCCCACTCTCTCTGAATGCAATCAAAGATGCCATACAAGCCAAGGATATGGATATTGTGTGTTCTGAGTTATTGAAAATAATTAAGCTCATTGATGCAGTAATCACAGAGAAGTGTCCAGAATCATCATCGTTCAATTTTCCTAAGACCAATGGACTGGGCTTTGTTGATTCCCTTCTAGAAAAGATGATGGATGTGACAAGTTCTGAGGCTGGCTCGATTGCTTTGATCGATCATCCAATTCAAAAAGTCCAGGAAGAACTTGTTTGTTTACGTTCTTTGCTGCGGAAAATTGTGGGCCTGCAAAATGAAGATGAGGAGGTCCAGGCAATTTGGAATCGTATTGTTGGGGTGGCATACAGGATAGAGTTTCTTATTGACTCCTTAATAACTGGAAATATCTTAGATTCTTCTTCAATGtccattcattccattttagaAGAAATGAACATCATTAAACCTGCGGCCTTGAAGATATGTGACAGCGAAAGACTTGGTGGAAAAGTTAAGGAAGTAACGAAGAGATTCAATCACATGCCACAAGAAGGAAGTAAGCCAATAGTCAATGATGTGGTGGTGGGATTCGAGGATGAGACGGCATCGATAATCAATCAACTCAGAAATGGATCACACCAAGTGAAAATTGTTTCCATTGTGGGTATGCCGGGATGCGGTAAGACAACCTTGGCTAGAAAAGTGTACAATGATTCTTCAGTGAAGTCCCATTTTTATGAGCGTGCTTGGTGTACTGTTTCTCAAATCTATGACAAGAGAAATCTGTTGCTTCAAATTTTGAGTTGTATTGAGTCCAAGCTTCCTGAGTATGTTTTTAAGATGGGTGAAGAAGATCTGGATGTTTTTAAGATGGGTGAAGAAGATCTGGCTCTTAAAGTCAAAAGGCGTTTGCTGAAAAACAGATATCTCATTGTTTTGGACGATGTATGGGACTTTGATGCATGGAACGGATTGGAAGCCTCATTCCCTGATGATGGAAATGGAAGTAGAGTTATCTTGACAAGTCGGCTCCGTGGTGTTGCTCCGCAAGACAAACTCGACCATGAACCATATTCTCTTCGTCAACTCGCTCCTAATGAGAGCTGGGATTTGCTAAAAGGGAAGTTATATCCTGGACAAGATTTGGCTCCTCCAGAACTATGTGAAATTCGACAGCAAATCGTGGAAATGTGTCAAGGACTACCTCTTACGGTTGTCATTCTAGCCGGAATTCTCTCAAGGATGGACCTACATGATTGGAAAGAAGCTGTGGAAGGTTTAAGTTCAAGGAATGTTTCTAGTACGGAACAATGTACCGCTACATTAGAGCTGAGTTACAAACATTTACCTGATACTTTGAAGgcatgttttctttattttggagcCTTTCCAGAAGACCATGAACACAATACCAAGAGGTTGATTTCTCTATGGGTCGCTGAAGGTTTTGTTCATAAAACTCATCCCAAGAGATCAGAGGATGTGGCAAATGATTACCTGATGGAACTTATTAGCAGAAGCTTAGTCACAGTTTCCAAACCAAGATCCATTGATGGGGTCAAAGCCTGCCGCGTTCACGATTTGTTATATGAGTTTTGCGTGACAAAAGCCAAAGAAGAAAACTTTTCGCGGCTGGTACGTAGGGATGATAAACTATCTGATATCAATGTGCCATTCTACCTACGCCGCTTATGCATTGATTCTAAAGTGGAGCACTTTGACAACTTGAGGTTATTTTCTCCTGCCATACGCAGTCTATTATTATTCAGTCACGATGAAAACAGTAGAAGTAGTTTTGACCTTCGATtcatttttcacatcatcaAACTTGTCAAAGTGTTAGATTTGAGCCAAATTAATCTAGGAAGCACTTTTCCAAGAGAACTAGAACTGCTTGTTCACTTGAGGTACTTGTCAATTCTTGTTAATGGTAGGCCCGTCCCTGCATCAATAAGTTATCTCACAAACTTGGAAACATTGATTTGGCGAAATTCTTCTGATCATGGTTCAATAAACTTTGGAACTTGGATTTGGCGAAATCCTTGTGTTCATGGTTCAGTTTCATTGCCAGATACTATATGGAACCTGAAGAAACTAAGGCATTTAGAACTAATTGATGAGGCCGATAAGAATTACCATTTTAGATTCCCTGACAACAACCTTGATAACTCTTCACAGTTGTGTGACTTAGATATCTTGTCCTGTCTAAGCCTCAATCCTCAGAAGAACATCAACAAGCTGTTGAGAAAGTTTCCAAATATCCGCAAGCTGAGAAGCTCTCTTAATCTTGATAAGGGCTGTGAATATCATGTAGCAATGGATTGTCTAAGTCATTTGGAATCACTCAGTCTGAGTTGCGTTGTTTACGGCGGTGACCGATATCAGTTAGATTTCCAATTTCCTTTGACTATTAAAAAATTGACCCTGTCTAATTTTCGCTTGCCATGGAGCAAAATGGCAGCAATTGGAAATCTACCCAATCTTGAGGTGCTCAAATTGCACCGCCGATCATTTGAGGGGGAAATATGGGAAATGGAAGTAGAGAAGTTCCCTAAAGTTCGTTTCTTGAAATTAGCTTCCCTGCACATTGTGAAGTGGACAGCCTCCTCCGAGTATGAGTACGAAGAGCAGGACTATTTTCCTCGTCTCCAGAAGCTAGTGTTGGAAAACTGTGATGCATTGCAGGAGATCCCTTCTTGTTTGGGAAATAGTTCAACTCTTGAAATAATTGAGGTGTCAAAATGTCCCAACTGTACCAGTTCATTGGAGGAAATTCAGGAAGAGCAAATAAGCAATGGATATACCGatctgaagatccttatctcATAA